The Magnolia sinica isolate HGM2019 chromosome 9, MsV1, whole genome shotgun sequence sequence CCTTGCTTTGCTCCACTTTAAAGATCTGATAACCGACGGTCCTCTCCATTCCTTGAGCTCATGGAACCATACTCTCCACTTCTGTCGCTGGCAAGGAGTCACATGCTGTGGTCGCCGCCATCCTCAAAGGGTCACTGCCTTGATCCTCACAAACAAGAACTTGGTCGGCCCCATttctcccttcatagggaacctCACCTTCCTCAAGAGAATCGATCTCTCAAACAACTTCTTCAGCGGACCGATTCCTGAACAGATGGGCCAGTTGTTCCGCTTGCGGTTTCTCCCTCTGCGCAATAACACACTCACCGGAGAAATTCCAACAAATCTGACCCACTGTTCCAAACTCGAATTCCTTTATCTTCGGCGGAATCAGTTGTCAGGGAGGATTCCAACTGAGATTGGCTCTCTATCGAAACTCACTGAATTGGATCTTGGTGAGAACAATCTTACTGGAAGCATCCCACTttcacttggaaacctttcgtctctctctttcctttttctctctagAAACAATCTGGATGGCAGCATATCAGATGACCTTGGTCGGTTGGCAAGCTTTGAGTTGTTTGGCATTAGTCAAAATGAACTGACAGGTAGGATTCCACCTCAGCTCTACAATCTCTCCTCTATTTACATTTTGGACGTGGGAGTTGAGACATTAATATAATAACAAGGCAGATCAAAGgctaagtgtaccacaccacatgaagctgtaggaattgaacttctactttgaAAACTTACTAgtgcccaccgcgatgtttatttgccatccaacctgctcataagatcaCCTAGACATGAATGGAAGTTAAacataaatgtcagcttgattcgaaacttatgtaggcctcgagaagtttttagtggtaggcTTTCAATCTCATTGCTTACTttggtgtagtctacttaagcCTTACAACCTTCATATTTGTTGGGCTCATtcaaaaatgatatttcaaaagggataaaatatatatatctcacggtgggctccaaagagcccctaacaggaccgtccgtctctagctaggtactATTGGTGGTAGTACCGAATCGGCGTCCGTTTTGGACAGCGACTTGATTGAAAAaggataaagaaaaaagaaaaagaaaataatatggTAAACTGGGACCCACCAAAATCATGTGATCATTTTATTATAAATTGACTCCTCAAGTCATCAAGGGCTCAGAATCCACTCCATATTTGTCTCCTCGCTTTGGCTTTCCTTCATTCACAAACACTGTTATGGAGCTCCCACCTATGACCCTAttggcattttggtcatttctccttctctcttccacTCACGTTCCATGCTTCTTCGCATCAGCCACTCACTTCTCCAACGAAACCGATCACCTTGCTTTGCTCCACTTTAAAGATCTGATAACCGACGATCCTCTCCATTCCTTGAGTTCATGGAACCATACTCTCCGCTTCTGTCGCTGGCAAGGAGTCACATGCGGTGGTCGCCGCCATCCTCAAAGGGTCACTGCCTTGATCCTCACAAACAagaacttggtgggccccatttctcccttcatagggaacctCACCTTCCTCAATAGAATCGATCTCACAAACAACAGCTTCAGCGGACCGATTCCTGAACAGATGGGCCAGTTGTTCCGCTTGCGGTTTCTCCGTCTGCGCAATAACACACTCACCGGAGAAATTCCAACAAATCTGACCCACTGTTCGAAACTCGAAGTCCTTTATCTTTACCATAATGGGTTGGCAGGGAGGATTCCAACTGAGATTGGCTCTCTATTGAAACTCACTGTATTGTCTCTTGGTGAGAACAATCTTACAGGAAGCATCCCACTttcacttggaaacctttcgtctctctctttcctttatcTCACAGCAAACAGTCTCGATGGCAGCATACCAGATGACCTTGGTCGATTGGCAAGCTTAGAGGAGTTTGACATTGCTGAAAATGAACTGTCAGGTAGGATTCCACCCCAGCTATACAATCTCTCCTCTATTAAGTTTTTGGACATGGGAAataacagattgcatggaaaCCTTCCTCCTAACTTGGGCCTCACTCTTCCTAATCTCCAAGAGCTTTACGCTGGAGCAAACCAATTCACAGGACCCATACCaatttcattatccaatgcttcAGGACTAGTAAGTATTGACCTTGCTAGCAATAGCTTTAGCGGATCTGTACCTACGAATTTTGGAAGCCTCGAGGGTCTGTCCCAGTTACGCTTGTGGGGTAATAAACTTGGAATTGGAAAATCTCATGACTTGATTTTTCTCGATTCTTTGACCAATTGCAGTAGATTGCGATTGCTGCAGGTACGCGGGAATCATCTCAGCGGTGCGCTGCCTGACTCCATGTCTAATTTTTCGACCCAACTGACTTGGCTTACTTTGGGAGATAACAAAATATTCGGAAGCATACCATCTGGGATTCAGAATCTTGTCGACTTAACAGCACTGGATATGGCCGATAACTTTTTAACAGGTACTATTCCCATTGGTATTGGGAAGCTTAACCAGGCAAGAAAGCTTTGGTTTGAAGCAAATGAATTATCAGGGCAAATTCCATCTTCCTTAGGCAACATCTCTCAATTGTTGGAACTCAGTTTATCTGAAAACAATTTATCGGGGAGCATACCTTCAACTATCGGTAATTGCAAAAACCTGCAATTCATGTACCTCGACAGTAATAAGTTCAGCAGTAGCTTACCCAAACAACTTTTCATCTTTCCATCTTTGATTGAACTTTCCATTGGAAATAACTCTTTTACCGATAGTTTGCCAGTTGAAGTTGGTAACTTGAAAACTCTCTCGACATTGAGTGTTTCAGATAACAAATTGTCAGGAGAAATTCCAATCTCGCTAGGCAATTGTCTCAGCTTAGAGAATCTCTGGTTGGATGGAAACTTCTTTCAAGAATCAATTCCTCCAACATTTAGTACTCTAAAAGGCCTTCGATCCCTGGATCTTTCACGCAACAACCTTTCTGGGGAGATTCCAAAATATCTGGGGAAGCTTGCTCTAGAGTCTCTAAATCTATCCTTTAATAATTTTGAGGGTGAATTACCGAAACAAGGGGTCTTTGGAAATGCCAGTCAAGTTTCAGTGCTCGGAAATAATAAGCTTTGTGGGGGTATTCCAGAATTAAATTTGCCTCAATGCTCTAGCCAAGCTTCCAAGAAACAGAGAAAGTATCTTGCATCAAAAGTAAAAATctcagttgttgttgttgtcctgTGCCTTTTGTTAGTATCATGCATCTTTGCCACTCTTTATTGGGTAAGAAAGTCAAGAAGGAAACCTGTTGATGTGCCTTCTGCGGAGGATCCTTTCATCACCATGTCTTATGCGGAACTCTTTAAAGCAACAGATGGCTTCTCTTCTGCCAATTTGGTCGGCACTGGAAGTTTTGGTGCTGTATATAAAGGGGCTCTAGATCGTGATGGAACTACAGTAGCAGtgaaagtcttcaatcttcaacaacAAGGAGCTCTGAGGAGCTTCATGGCTGAATGCGAAGCCTTGAAaaacattaggcatcggaatctTGTTAAGATCTTAACTTGCTGTGTAAGCATTGATTTCAAGggcaatgattttaaagctcTAGTTTACGAGTACATGCCCAATGAAAGTCTAGACAAGTGGTTGCACAGAGATGGCGATGACCAGCTTGGAAGGAACTTGAAGTTTACTCAAATGCTAAACATAGCTATTGATGTGGCTTCTGCACTGGATTATCTGCATAATCATTGCCAAACGCCAATCATTCATCGAGATTTAAAGCCAAGCAATATTCTtcttaatgatgacatgattgctcGTGTGGGCGATTTCGGGCTAGCTAGGTTCTTACCTGAGGTTGCTCAAACTAACTCGGTTGGAATCAAGGGATCCTTTGGATACATCGCTCCAGGTAACAATTTTTTCTATTACCTTATTTAATTCTTGTATATGAATACATAAATATGAACAAAAACACACACCCACCTAGTCTGGCTATTCGCTTTGCAGGAGAGTACTGGCGGTGCGACCAGAGTAGGGTGGGCTTgggtaggcccactgtgatatgcatCCGAAATCCATTCTAATCAATAGATGCATTAGCCCATGTTAGGCCCCAGGTCAAAAAATCAGACTCGTTCTGATTTAGGTTAGCGATTCCAAGGGAAATAATTGGGGagagggatgcccaccattgttAATTTCTCTATGGCCcactgtgaaatccactccgatcattagaTACGTCACCCCGAGTAAGATTCGGGGCCAAAACTCAAGCTGACctatgatttaagtgggccacatcaaactaAAAGTTAGGAGAGGACAACCTTTAATTTTTACTGGGTCCAGTACCATGATAATatgaaatcaactccaaccattagctTGCACACTAAAATAAGGCACAAGGCTCAAAAAGCAGAcccatttgtgattcaagtgagccatacgAATTGGAACAGTTTGGAAGGTGAGTGTTTTCCGCGTAttatttccaattgtgtggtctacctaaatcaTGGAAGGGGATGTTTTTTGGGCCTTGGTGTGAAATAAGGTGACAAACCTTGTGATCTAGGTGGATTTCAAATCAGCATCCAATCCGTGcaatagattggccccatcaCAAGGATTGCCTCATGAAAAAATCAACCATCAAATAATTGAGCAAGTCTATTTATCAATGGATGGTCATTGTTTTTTTATAGATGTGATCCACCTTATGggtggatgaagctgatttttgcagtgcaaatgatcctcatggtgggcctaacctATTAGATCGGTTGGATGCCGCATTCACTTAAGAGGTTGTAGGTTATTCATTGGGTAGAGCGTAACTTCTAGTCCAACCAATTGGACATGAAACattctctctctacacacacccCCAAAAGGTGAGAGCACACCCCTAGTAATTGTATGTATAAAAAGGTATTCTAGCCCCCTACATATCTTTACACTTATCTACTTGGGTGTGTGGGACAAGGTAATCCCAGCATGAAGACAATCTTGTGCCAAAGAATGGCTCATCCACTCATATGGGCACTTTTAAGAGGTATACCAAATATACTTATTCAAAGCATACATGTGGTTGGAGCATCTCACGCTCACGCGATTACTTCTTTGGGTTCTCAGATGTACTGGAAAAGTACACATGCTATCGTGGTATACACAAtaaaatcataaccatccatgagTTGAGACCATTTCAAATATGCACTGGGATAAGATTATGCTTCCGAGTTGAATAGGTAGATCTTTGTACGTTGATCAACCACATGTACCTTGA is a genomic window containing:
- the LOC131254835 gene encoding probable LRR receptor-like serine/threonine-protein kinase At3g47570, whose protein sequence is MELPPMTLLAFWSFLLLSSTHVPCFFASATHFSNETDHLALLHFKDLITDDPLHSLSSWNHTLRFCRWQGVTCGGRRHPQRVTALILTNKNLVGPISPFIGNLTFLNRIDLTNNSFSGPIPEQMGQLFRLRFLRLRNNTLTGEIPTNLTHCSKLEVLYLYHNGLAGRIPTEIGSLLKLTVLSLGENNLTGSIPLSLGNLSSLSFLYLTANSLDGSIPDDLGRLASLEEFDIAENELSGRIPPQLYNLSSIKFLDMGNNRLHGNLPPNLGLTLPNLQELYAGANQFTGPIPISLSNASGLVSIDLASNSFSGSVPTNFGSLEGLSQLRLWGNKLGIGKSHDLIFLDSLTNCSRLRLLQVRGNHLSGALPDSMSNFSTQLTWLTLGDNKIFGSIPSGIQNLVDLTALDMADNFLTGTIPIGIGKLNQARKLWFEANELSGQIPSSLGNISQLLELSLSENNLSGSIPSTIGNCKNLQFMYLDSNKFSSSLPKQLFIFPSLIELSIGNNSFTDSLPVEVGNLKTLSTLSVSDNKLSGEIPISLGNCLSLENLWLDGNFFQESIPPTFSTLKGLRSLDLSRNNLSGEIPKYLGKLALESLNLSFNNFEGELPKQGVFGNASQVSVLGNNKLCGGIPELNLPQCSSQASKKQRKYLASKVKISVVVVVLCLLLVSCIFATLYWVRKSRRKPVDVPSAEDPFITMSYAELFKATDGFSSANLVGTGSFGAVYKGALDRDGTTVAVKVFNLQQQGALRSFMAECEALKNIRHRNLVKILTCCVSIDFKGNDFKALVYEYMPNESLDKWLHRDGDDQLGRNLKFTQMLNIAIDVASALDYLHNHCQTPIIHRDLKPSNILLNDDMIARVGDFGLARFLPEVAQTNSVGIKGSFGYIAPEYAMGSKASTQGDVYSYGILLLEMITGKRPTDGMFMDNLSLHHFAKLALPEQVMKIVEPQLLIEDTEVTQGNGNHINTRNRTYECLILMVRIGVLCSSESPGERMCMKDVASEMHAIKNQYLGVKIHRDIQVRSQMLDEMDAGQSEPTMFT